The Streptomyces cyaneogriseus subsp. noncyanogenus region TTCCGGCGTCTCGAAACCCGTCTTCCATGCCGCCCCGCGTGCCGAAGGAGTCGATTCCCCATGTCCGAGACGACCGTCCGCCGCCGAGTCCGTCACGCCTCCCGCACGAGCGAGTCCGACCGCAAGAACGCCGCCGCCGCGCTGCAGCGCGCCCTCGACCGCCGCGACAACGGCGGCGAGACCGGCCACTGATCCGCCACCGGCACACGGTGTCCGAATGCCGGACGCCGCGTGTCATCACCTGGGACGAGGAGTAGGGTGCCGCCATGTCTCGCAGCCTCAATCTCGCAGTGATCCCCGGTGACGGCATCGGCCAGGAGGTCGTGGCCGAAGGCCTGAAGGTCCTCTCCGCCGTCCTTCCGCAGGATGTGAAGCTGGAGACCACGGAGTACGACTTCGGCGCCAAGCGCTACCACGCCACCGGTGAGACCCTCACCGACGCCGACCTCGAGGCGCTCCAGCGGCACGACGCCATCCTGCTCGGCGCGATCGGCGACCCCTCGGTCCCGTCCGGCGTCCTGGAGCGCGGCTTCCTGCTCAAGCTCCGCTTCGCCTTCGACCACCACGTCAACCTGCGGCCGTCCAAGCTCCTGCCGGGCGTGGCCACGCCGCTCGCCGGTCAGCCGGAGATCGACTTCGTCGTCGTCCGCGAGGGCACCGAAGGCCCGTACACCGGCAACGGCGGCACCATCCGCAAGGGCACTCCCCACGAGGTCGCCACCGAGGTCTCCGTCAACACGGCCTACGGTGTCGAGCGCGTGGTCCGCGACGCCTTCGCCCGCGCCCAGGCCCGCCCCCGCAAGAAGCTCACCCTGGTCCACAAGAACAACGTGCTGACCTTCGCGGGCCACCTGTGGACCGACATCTTCAACAAGGTGGCCGAGGAGTACCCCGAGGTCACCACCGAGTACATCCACGTCGACGCGGCGACGATCTTCCTCGTCACCCAGCCCGAGCGGTTCGACGTGATCGTCACCGACAACCTCTTCGGCGACATCATCACCGACCTCGCCGCGGCCGTCTC contains the following coding sequences:
- a CDS encoding 3-isopropylmalate dehydrogenase, with amino-acid sequence MSRSLNLAVIPGDGIGQEVVAEGLKVLSAVLPQDVKLETTEYDFGAKRYHATGETLTDADLEALQRHDAILLGAIGDPSVPSGVLERGFLLKLRFAFDHHVNLRPSKLLPGVATPLAGQPEIDFVVVREGTEGPYTGNGGTIRKGTPHEVATEVSVNTAYGVERVVRDAFARAQARPRKKLTLVHKNNVLTFAGHLWTDIFNKVAEEYPEVTTEYIHVDAATIFLVTQPERFDVIVTDNLFGDIITDLAAAVSGGIGVAASGNINPSGAFPSMFEPVHGSAPDIAGQGKADPTATVLSVALLLRHLGYEAEATRIEEAVAADLGERGGLPARSTSQIGDALAVRVAG